GGAAGTGGTCTCGGCCGCGCCGGCGCCTTGGCGAATCCACGGACGCGGGGGGGCGGACGTACCCGGCGAGTCGCCTCCCCGGCGCGAACGTCCCGTCTCTACGACTACCTGCGGTCTTGAAGGACGAAAGCCCCGCTCGCGAAAACCGCCGGTCGATTCATCGGTCATGCTACCGCCTCCCCACCGAACGCTTCGATCCAGGTATATGCGTCGGTGGACAAACCGATGCCGATGTGACGGCACCGGGAGAGGAGAACCGGCGTCCGCAAGTTCTCCCCGCCTCCGAGGCGGCGACGTTTACGGAAGGTAGAGGGCGGCAACCTCGGGGTCCAAGAGCCCTGCGCGGAGCTTTTCTTCGATGTCCTGGCGGAAGGATTGCATCCCCAGCGCCCGACCCGTTTCCAGGAGCGTAGGGATTTGGTGCGTGTTCCCTTGGCGAATGAGGTTTTTTACCGCGGGGGTATTCACCAGGAGCTCCGCGACGAGCACGAGTCCGCGCCCTCCCGCTCTGGGTAAGAGGCGCTGGGACAACACGCTGCGGAGCGTCGCGGCGAGTTCGACGCGGATCTGCCGCTGCTGTTCCGGAGGAAAGACGTCTACGATGCGGTCGATCGTCTGGGCCGCGTCGTTCGTGTGCAAGGTGGCGAGCACGAGGTGTCCGGTCTCCGCGGCGGTGAGGGCGGTGCGAATCGTTTCGAGGTCGCGCATTTCGCCGACGAGGATCACGTCCGGATCTTGGCGCAGGGTGGCACGTAGCGCCTTGGAGAAATCTGTAAAGTCCAGCCCGAACTCGCGCTGGTGGATCACGGAGCGTTTCTCGACAAACACGTACTCCACGGGGTCTTCGAGCGTGACGATGTGCCGCCGTTCCGTGCGGTTCATGCGTTCGACGAGGGCGGCGAGGGTCGTCGACTTCCCGCTCCCCGTGGGACCCGTCACGAGGACGAGCCCGTCTCGATACGCCAACCACTCTTCCACGCGTGCGGGCAAGCCGAGACTCTCGAGCTCGGGAATCTCTTCCTGGAGGCGACGCGCCGCGAGGGACGTCCGCCCCAAGGAGCGGTAAAAGTGGAGCCGAAAGCGCCCGCCTCCGGGGGCGGCGAAGGAAGCGTCCACCTCTTCTCCCCGCCGCCACCCTTCGAGCTTCCGTTCCCCGGCGACTTCCTCGAGGAAACTCTCCAGGTCTTCCGCCGAAACCACCGACGCGAGGCGTTCGAGGCGCCCGTGCACGCGCAAGATCGCCGGCTCGCCGGCCGTGACGTGGAGGTCCGTCGCCCCCCGTCCGACGGCCTCGGCAAAGAGGTCGAGGAAGCTCCGCATCCTCTGCCCCCCTCTTCCCTTCATGCATCTTCGGGTCCGGCGGACACGTGAAGGGTGTACCGGCCCACGCGGTTGCGCCCGCGGAACTTGGCGCCGAAGTACATCGCGCGGTCGGCGTTTCGTACGAGGTCTTCGAGTTCCTCGGCGCTTTCCGGATACGCCGCGACGCCGATGCTCACCGTGCGGTGGAGGGTGACGAGGTCGCCGGCCCCCAAAAAGTTGGGAAAGCTCACGGGGGTGGCCGCCACCTCGGCGCGAAGCTCCTCGGCGATCAGCGCGGCCTCGGCCTCGGTGTATCCGGGAAATACGAGGACGAATTCTTCGCCGCCGTAGCGATATGCGTACCCACCGCGCCGTTCGGCGAACTCCTTAAGGACTTGGGCGATCTTGCGTAAGACAATGTCGCCGGCGATGTGCCCGAATGTGTCGTTCACGGGCTTAAAGCGATCGATGTCCACCATGAGGAGGGCGATGGGCATCCCCCGCTCCCCGAGGGCGCGAAAGGCGGCGAAGTCGCGGTCGAGCGCGCGGTAGTTGGGAAGTCCCGTAAGGAGGTCTTCGTTTTGCCGCTTTACGATGTCGAAATAGGCAAAGGCGAGGGCAAAGGCGTCGCCTACGTCTTGTCCAAAAAGGGAGAGAAAGAGCTCCGTCCCTGCCGTCGAAAACGCCCGCGCGCCGTAGAGAAAGACGTATCCGTACACGCCCCCACCCGCATCGCCCGAGGCGACCGAAGGGTGCCCTCCTTCCCGGAACCGCCCCGCGCCGGTAAAGGAGAAAAAGAGGGCTTCCTTCCCTTCCAGCGTGGTGATCGGCCGTACCTCCTCCTTCCCCCAAGGAGAGGGTAAGGCGGCGAGGGGCTCGGAGCGCAGGGCAAACTCGTGCGTACCGTCCTCGCGGACTTCGAGGTACGCCTGCTGGCGCGTAACGGGGGAGTATACGCGGACGACGAGGCGCATGCGCGGGAAAAAACGCGATGCCACGCGCGCCGCCTCTTCCGCCACCCGGGAAAACTCGAGTTCACGGCGCAAACCGCGCGAGGCCAAGAGGTAGAGGCGATAGGACTCCTTTTCCTGCCAAACGGCGAGGAGCCGGCGGGCGCCCGCGGCGAGGAGGAGGTAGGTCCCCCACCCCACGAACCACAAGGCGACGACCCGCCGGACATCTCCGCCCACGGGAAAGGCAAAAAGCCAAAACACGCTCCAGCCGTAGGCGAAGAGGAGGACGACGACCACCCAGGGTCGGACGGAGGGCGGGGCCGCGCCGCACCGCCAAAAGGAAGCGTGTGCGGCCACGAAGCGGTGTCCGATCCCGCAACACGCGAACAGGCCCCCCGTGCGGAAGAGGAGGAGGACGGCGGTCACGGCGAGGCTCTCCCCAAGCGAAGAAACCACCGGACCCGGCGCAAAAAAGGAAGGAACAGAGGTGGGAGCAAGGGCGAACTTCACGAGCCAGAGGCCGATCGCCCCGAACAGGGACATCCCGGCGAAGAGCGCGAGAAGGGAAAAGGCCTTGCGCGCGCCGTGGGGCCGAATCCCCAAAATCGCCCCTACGGCCACGAGCTGCCCGAAGAAGAACTCGGCCAAGGGACCGTACGCGTAGAGGAGAAAGAGAGCCGGGGCGACATCCCAAAAGAGGTACACCCGCCGGTCCACGAACGAGAGCCAACCGAGAAGGGGCGCAGCAACCCAGAGGAGGATGGGAACGATCGCCGTCGCCCCTGCCCCCTCGGAGGTCACTCCACCTTCTCCGCCCACGCGAAAGGCCAAGCCGAGAAGCACCACACCGGCGGCGTAGAGCACTGCAGCTACGCGTCCTTCGCCCTTTCCCACAGCGTCGGGTCCCACTCCATCCTCGACGTCTCGTCTCGGGGCACCTACGCACCTGCGGAACTGCGACGCCCTTCCCTCCCGGATTTTCCTCGAGGAGAAGGCGCGCGTTTCCCACGCTCTCGTTCCCCCGATTGCCTTCATGGCTAGTGTAGCTTAGGTCAACGGGCCTAGCAAGAGGAGGAGCCTCCTAGGCATTCCGGGGTTCACGGTCCTGCGGATCGCAGGGACGGAGCGCGTCGCCTACCTTCCCGACGTTGCCCTCCCCTGCTCCACCCACCTCTCGCCGAGTCGCCGCACGTCGCCGGCTCCCAACGTGAGGAGGAGGTCGCCCGGGCGCAGCGTCGCTTCGAGCCAGGCAAGGGCGACGTCGAGCGAAGGAAGGTAAGCCGCGGGAACGCCGCTCTCGCGGGCAATTCCTTCGACGAATTCCCACCCTTCGATCGCGAATTCCTTGCGGTCGTTCTTGGGCGAGTACACGGGAAGGACGAGGACGAGGTCGGCATGGCGGAAGGCGGGCAAGAACTCGCGAAAGAGGTAGTAGGCACGCGCCCGGCGGTGCGGCTGAAAGACGGCCACCACGCGCCGTCCGGTTTCGCGCGCCGTCGCCAGCGTCGCGGCGATCTCCGTCGGATGGACGGCGTAATCGTCCACGGCGAGTACCCCGTGCGCTTCCCCGAGGACCTCAAAGCGCCGGTGCACTCCGGGGTAGCGCGCGAGGTGCCGGGCGATTTCCTCCGCGGCAATCCCCAGACGGCGGAGGACGGCGTACGCGGCGAGGGCATTGTACACGTGGTGTCGGCCGTAGATTCCGAGGCTCACCTCGGCCGCGGGGATCCCTCCCTCTCGAATGCGGAAGCGGTACTTTCCCCCTTGGGAGACGAGCGCTTCCCCGCGGACCTCGACGTCTTCGGCGACGAGCGCGTAGCGGACGACTTCCGGAAAGCGTCCGGAACAGCGCGCCTTGGCCTTGGCGAGGATCTCCCGGACGGAAGGGTCGTCCCAACCCGCGACCAGGGTGCCATCGGGACGGACGCGGCACACGAACTCTTCGAAGGCATCCCGGAGGGAGACGAAGGATCCGCCGTAGTTTTCGAGGTGATCGCTTTCCAGGTTCGTGAGGACGGCTACCGAGGGGGCGTACTTGAGGAAGGTGCGGTCGCTTTCATCCGCCTCGGCGACGACGAGGTCCCCCTTCCCCGCGCGGGCGTTCCCCGCTTCGCCTATGATCTCCCCCCCGATCAGGTACGTCGGATCGGCTCCCGCTTCCCGGAGGACGAAGGCGATCATCGCCGTGGTCGTCGTCTTGCCGTGGGAACCGGCGACGGCGACGCCGCGCGCCTCGTTGAGCAGCAGGGCGAGGAGATCGGAGCGGTGGAAGAGGGGCAATCCCCGCCGCGCCGCCTCGACGAATTCGACGTTGTCTTCGGGGACGTCGGACGTGTAGACGACCGCCTCCGCCCCGTTCACGTGCTCGGGTCTGTGGCCGACGTATACCGTGGCGCCCTCCTCCCGAAGGACGCGGAGGATCGGTCGGTCCGCCACGTCCGAGCCGCTCACCCGCACGCCGCGGGCGAGGAAGACGCGGGCCAGGGCGCTCATCCCCGTCCCTCCGATGCCTATGAAGTGGAGGTGGCGAACGTTCATCGCGTGGTCAGTCCTTCCCAGGGGGGATTGCCGGGGTTCGCGGCGCGCGTTCCTCGACCCCCAAAACGCTGTGCGCAAACCCCCGGAGTTCCCCCACGAGGTAGAGAGAACCGCAGACGACGAGGGGTACTCCCGCCTGGCGAGCGCCCGCGAGGGCCTCGAGAAACGCCCCTTGCGGGTCTTCGTTTATCCATACGTCCAACCGCGGGGCGATCATGCGCACGTGCGCGGCGAGAACGTCGGGGGACATCGCCCGCGATCCGGTGTAGCGCGTGACGAACGCCGCACGGGCGAGTGGAAGCAGGGGGCGGAGGATCTCCGAAACGTCCTTGTCCGCCGAGGTGGCGAGGAGAAAGACCGCGCGAGGCTCGGCAGCCCCCCGGGCCAAGACGTTCGAAAGCGCTTCGGCCAGAGCGCGGGCTCCTTCGGGGTTGTGGGCACCGTCGAGCCACACGTCCGGGGGAAGAAACTCGAGCCGTCCCTTGTGGCGCACCGCGGCGAGCCCAAGGCGTACCGCCTCGTCGGGCAGGGGAATTCCGACGGCGCGGGCGAGGAGCTCGCCGGCGAGGACGGCGACGGCGGTATTTTGCGCCTGGTGCGCTCCGGCGAGTCCGGGGACGAGGTTCGGGCGCGTACCCCAGGGCCCGCGGTAGGTGAAGCGCACGGCACCCGGAAACGCGTCGCAAGGGACGACGTCTTCCGCCGCATAGTCGCGCCCCCAGAGAAACACCGGTGCCCCACGCGCCTCCGCCTCGGCGAGGACGACCTCCCTCGCCTCGGGGGGAAGGGGGCCCACGACGACGGGCACGCCGGGTTTGAGGATCCCCGCCTTTTCCCGGGCGATGTCCCGGAGCGTCGGTCCGAGGATGTGCACGTGGTCGTACCCGACGGTCGTGATCGCCGCCACCTTGGGGTGGAGGGCATTCGTGGCGTCGAGGCGGCCGCCCAGTCCCACCTCCACGGCGGCGAGGTCCACGCCTTCGCGGAGGAATGCGTACCACGCGAGGGCGGTCATGACCTCGAATTCCGTGGGGACGAGGCCGCGGGCGGCGAGCCGCGGAAGCACCGTCTCCACCTCGCGGCGAAAGGCCGCGAGCGTCTCCGTGCGCACGGGAGCGCCGTCGACCTCCACGCGTTCCCAGTAATCCTCCAAATGCGGCGACGTGTAGACGCCGACACGACGTCCCGCCGCGGAAAAGATCGCCGCCACCGTGCGCGTCACGGACCCTTTGCCGTTCGTCCCCGCCACGTGCACAGCCGGCACGGCGTCCCGGGGAAGACCGAGGGCGGCGAGGAGGGCTTCGATCCGTTCGAGTCCGAGGGCGCTCCCCTCGGGGGCAAAGGATTTCACCCAGGCGAGGTGGGCGGCACGTTCTTCCGCCTCCCCGCCGATTGCACGCCGCACGTCCTCCACGAGAGGGGCCCCCTTTCCCCTAGGATTTCCGTCGCCTCTCGCTCGCCGCACGGGTGAGTTCCTCGAGGCGCGAACGCACGCGTTCCCGAAGCTCGCGGTACTCCGCCTCCTTGGCACGTTCTCTGGACACGACCTCCTCCGGCGCGCGGGTGGTGAATTCCGGGTTTAGGAGCTTCCGCTGCACGCGCTCGAGCTCGCCGTCCAGGCGGTCGAGCTCGCGCCGGAGGCGGGCGATTTCCGCGTCGAGGTCCACGAGGTCCTCCAAGGGGACGTACCCCTCTCCGCCGGAGAAGACGAGGGTTAGGGAGGTAGGCGGGCGCCTCACGTCGCGCCCCACCCGAACGAGTTCCGCGCGGGCGAGTCGTTCGAAAGCCCCGGCAAAGGTGCGGAACACGGCCGACGCCTCTTCGGCGTCCACGCGGACGTGCAGGGGAATCTTGGCCTGCGGCGGCACCCCTACCTCGGCCCGGAGGTTGCGGACGAGGCGAACGATCTCCTGGAATCGCCCGAGGAGTGCGACGTCTGCGTCGGCCCGGAAGGCCTCCAGCGTAACCCCCACCGTGGTCGGCCAAGGAGCGAGAACGAGGCTCGGGACGCGGGAGGGATGCGGGAGGGAGGGCGCAACCCGGGACGTGTGGGGGAGCTTTTGCCAGAGTTCCTCCGTGAGGAAGGGCATGAACGGGTGGAGAAGGCGAAAGGCGTGGTCGAGGACAAAGACGAGGACGGCCTGCACCCGCTTCCGCGCCTCCGGCGGGCCGTCATAGATCGGCCCCTTGGCGAGCTCTACGTACCAGTCGCAAAATTCGTCCCAGAGGAAGTCGTAGAGGGCGCGCCCCGCCTCGCCGACCTCGTACCGCTCGAGGAGTTCCGTGACACGCTCGGCGGTCTCCGCAAGGCGGTGGAGGACCCAACGGTCTTCCGGCGCAAAGGACGCCCGCGCGGCGGCGAACTCTCGAATCCCCTCGGGCGTGGCGAGCTCGAAGGGAAGGTCTTCGTCGCGCAAGTTCATGAGGACGAAGCGCGTGGCGTTCCAAATCTTGTTCGCGAAGTTCCGCGCCGCTTCCGCGCGGTCCCAACGGAAGCGCATGTCCTGCCCGGGGGTGACGCCCGTAGAAAGCATGAAGCGAAGGGCGTCGGCGCCGTACGCGTCGACCACCTCGAGCGGGTCAACCACGTTGCCCACGGACTTGGACATCTTGCGCCCGTCCTCGTCCCGAATGAGCCCGTGGAGGTAGACGTCGCGGAAGGGAACCTTGCCGGTAAAGGGAAGCGCCATGAACACCATGCGCGCCACCCAGAAAAAGAGGATGTCGTGGCCCGTGACCAGGAGATCGGCAGGGTAGAAGCGCCGGAGGTCCTCCGTGTCCTCCGGCCATCCAAGGGTTACAAAGGGCCAGAGGGCGGAGCTAAACCACGTGTCCAGGACGTCCTCTTCCTGGCGCACGCGCGGGCTCCCGCACACCGGGCACGTGTGGACGTCTTCGCGGGATACGGTCGTCGCCCCGCAGTCCTCGCAGTACCACGCCGGAATTCGGTGCCCCCACCAGAGCTGGCGGGAAATCACCCAGTCCCGTACGTTCTCCAGCCAGTGGACGTAGATCTTTTCGAAACGTTCCGGGACGAACCTCGGCCCCCGTCCTTCGCGAAGGGCGGCGAGGGCACGTTCGGCCAAGGGCTTCATGCGGACGAACCACTGCGTGGACAGGTAGGGTTCGACGACGGCGTCCGTGCGCTGCGAGTGTCCGACGGCATGGACGTGTCGCTCGACCTTTTCCAGGTAGCTCTCGCGGGCGAGGTCCTCGGCGATCTTCTCCCGACAGGCGAAGCGGTCGAGCCCGCGATACGGGCCGGCGTTTTCGTTCATCCGCCCGTGAGGGTCGATGACGACGACGGCCTCGAGTCCGTGGCGGCGGCCGATCTCGAAGTCCAGGGGGTCGTGGGCCGGGGTGATCTTCACCGCACCCGTCCCGAACTCGGGGTCTACCGCCGCATCGGCGAGTATCGGGAGGCGCCGCCCGACGAGCGGGAGGATCGCCTCTTTGCCCACGAGCCGGCGGTAGCGCTCGTCCTCGGGGTGAACGGCTACGGCCACGTCGCCGAGCATCGTCTCCGGCCGCGTCGTGGCCACGACGATGTGCCCGGAGCCGTCGGCAAGGGGATAGCGAACGTAGTAGAGCTTACCCTCGACTTCCTTGTAGACGACTTCCAGGTCGGAGAGGACGGTCTGGGCCACGGGATCCCAGTGGACGATGTACGGCGCCCGGTAGATGAGCCCCTCTTCGTAGAGGCGGACGAACACCTCGCGGATCGCCCGCACGTACCCATCGTCGAGGGTGAACCGTTCGCGCGTGAAGTCCACGGAGAGGCCGAGCTTGCGCCACTGGCTGCGGATGCGCTCGGCGTACTCTTCCTTCCACGACCAAACGCGTTCGAGGAACTTCTCGCGCCCGAGGTCGTGGCGCGTGAGCCCCTCCTGGGCGAGGCGGCGCTCCACGACGACCTGCGTGGCGATGCCGGCGTGGTCCATCCCCGGAAGCCAGAGCGCGTCGTACCCCCGCATCCGGTGGTAGCGGACGTAGATGTCTTGGAGCGTGCTGTTTAGGGCGTGGCCGAGGTGCAGAGAGCCCGTGACGTTGGGAGGCGGGATGACGACGGAAAACGTCTTGCGCTCCTCGCCTCCTACGGGTGTGAAGAGTCCGTGGCGGTGCCAGAACTCCGCCCACTTGGGCTCGATCTCCCGGGGATCGTAGGTTTTAGGAAGTGTCGGTGCAGAGGCGCCTTGCGCCTGGGAAAAACCCGCGCTTTCTCCTCCTTCGGAGTTTCGCCTCTCCGGTTCCTTCGCCATCGAACCGTCCCTCCTCGATCTCGGCGTTTTCGCTCCACGGCGCGCCGTGCTCCGGCAACAAATCAAACGTCACGCGGGGCGCGGCTGCTGGGGGCCCACGACACGAGACGCGGCGAACCCCCGCCGCCCCGAAGCGGGGAAAGCGCAAAGGGGGGGCCGTCCTCGAAAGGACGAAGACCCCCCCCGCCTTCGCGGTACCACCTTTCTTCGCCCGTGCCCCGAGGGATCGTGCGCTTCGGGTGGGGGAAACGGCTTTTCCCCTTGGAGAAACATTTCCGAGGCAAATCCCCGATGCGCGAACACAGGCGCTCTCGCCGGCCGATAACGGGGCCAACCGGCATTCCCTTGTCACCCGAGGCGAAAGCGGAGAACGGACGGCCAAGACCGTCTCCCGACGGATCGACCGCGTTCCCCGAACCCGATCCCCGAGCTTCGCGGTGCCGCTCCGGGGCCACCTTCTCCGGGCCGACCCGGGGGTCCTCTCAGCCTCGGGAACCCCTCTCTGCACGGGCCTTCTCCCGGGTACTCCTCCCCATCCTCGCGTGTCCGGGATGAATTTTTCGTTTTTCATCTTACGCATTTTCCGCCCGACAGTCAAAGGAACGGGCCATGCCCTACGATACCCTCTCGCCGCTTCGGACGCCTCGGGATGGCGTTCGCCAACTCCCCGCCTTCCGTTCGGAAAGCGCGAACGCCAAAGTCCCCTTCCCCTGATAGGATAAAAGCGCAAAGCCGCCGCAGGAGGTGTGCCCGATGTCCCAAACCATGCCGGGGGTCTCGAAGGACAACCGCGCCCCCGCCACCCAAGCCTCTCGGGCGCGCCTCCAAAACGCCCGAGGGTTCTTCCAAGGCCTCGTCCTCGCCCTGCTCCTCGCCTACTCCTCCCTCCTCCTCGCGAACCTCCCCGGCCTCAAGGTCTTCGGCCCCATGGTCCTCGCCATTCTCGTGGGGATGGCGTGGCGAGAGCTCATGGACGTCCCCGCATCCGCCTTTGTGGGGATCCGGTTTGCCGCCCAACGGCTCCTGCGCGCCGGGATCGTCCTCCTCGGAATGCGCCTCACCCTGGGAGACATCCTCGGGCTCGGGATTCTCCCCCTCCTCCTCGCGGTGGCGTCCATCGCCCTCGCCTTTGGGACGACGCTCGCCCTCGCCCGCCGCTTCGCCCTCGAACGGCGACTCGGAGTCCTAACGGCGAGCGGCGTCTCGGTATGCGGGGCCGCCGCCGTCCTCGCCGTCGCCCCCCAGGTTCGGGCAAACGAGAGCGAGACGGCCGCGGCCGTCGCGAGCGTGGCCTTCCTCGGCACGATCTTTACCGTCCTCGACCTCCTCGTCCTTCCCGGGATCCCCTGGACGGACCTCGGCCGAGGGACTTTCCTCGGCGCCACGCTGCACGAGGTGGCCCACGTCGTCGCCGCGGCCTATCCCTTTGGCCACGCGGTGACGAACGTCGCGCTTCTCGTCAAGCTAACCCGCGTCGCGCTCCTCGTCCCCATCGCCCTGGGGATCGGGCTCTTCTGGCGGGAAGAACCGGCGTCGTCGGTTTCCCCCGACAAACGGCGGGCGCGACCGCCCTTCCCTTGGTTTGTCTTGGGATTTCTCGCCGTCGCCCTTCTCGGGAGTTTCGTCCCCGTACCGCCTTCCGTGCGGCAGGGGACGATCGACCTCGCCACCTTCCTCCTCACCACCGCCATGGCGGCCATCGGCCTGAGCGCAGACTTCGTCACGCTCCGCCGCCTAGGATACCGGGCCTTTGCCGTCGGCGCGCTTGCGAGCATCCTCCTCGTCCTCGTCGACGGCCTTCTCGTCACCCTCCTCCTCCGCTGAAGCGCGCACGGCGCGGGCAAAGGCGGAGAGGAGGTGGGTTCCTTCCCCGAGCCGCGTGACGAGGTGGAACCGACGGACGAAGCGGGACTCCAAAGGCCCCGTCAGCGGCCGACACACCGCGACGCGCGACGCGTAGGAAGCGAGGGCCCGTTCGGGGAGAAGGGCGACCCCGAGTCCCGCGGCGACCCCCTCGAGAATGGCGTGCACGCTCCCCAAGACGAGCGTTCGGACGGGGAGGATACCCAACGCCTGCCACAGGTCTTCCGTAAGCGCCCGCGTTCCCGAACCCGGCTCGCGCACGAGCCAGCGCGCCTGCGCGAGCACTTTGCAGGCATTGTCGGCAAACGGGGCTTCCCCCTTCGACGTTCTGCAGGAGGCGTTCCGCCTTCGGAGGCGCGTGCCGCCCGCCTCGGAAAAACATTGGCACGCTGCGCAAACCTCCCAACCGCCGGCAGGAGCGGCGAAGGCGAGGACGTCGCGGAGCACGGGAACTTTGCGAAAGGACGGGTGAGGCGGCACGTCTCCCTCCACCAGAGCTCCGACTACCTCGCGCCGTTCTAGGGCGAGAAGGGCCTCTTCCGTGTTTCCCAGGCGGAGGCGCACGTCTACCCCGGGATGGCGGGAGAGAAAAGCCGGGAGAATTCGCGGAAGGAGGTACTCGCCGACCGTTCGGCTCGTCGCGACGGCGAGCGTCCCGGAAAGGTCGTCGCGAGCCCCGGGGGAAAGTTCGCCTAAGGCGGCATCCCATCGCTCGAGGATATCCCGGACGTGGGTCGCCCACGCTTCGCCTGCTTCCGTGAGGATCACGCCGCGGGGGCCGCGGGCGAAGAGGCGGACGCCCAAGGCGCGTTCGAGGTGGCGTACGGTTTCGCTCACCGTCGACGGGGCGAGGTAGAGGGTTTGCGCCGCCCGGCTCATACTCCCCGCGGCGGCGACCTCGAGAAAAATGCGCAGCGTCCGAAAGTCCACGTCGTCGAGGAACATCTCCCCTGGCCCCCGCTCCTTTTGCATCGAAGACGGCCCCCTTCGCGGTTTCCCAAAGGCAAGGGATGCGAAGGGAAAACGACTCCATCGACTCGATCGTACCGTAAGGAGGGAAGGCAATGCGCAACCCGAAGGACCGCTCCCCCCTCACCCGCCCGGAGGGTTCCTCCGAGGCCGGCGGAGAGGCACTCCTCCTGACTTCGGCGAAACCCCTTCGTACCCTCCTCGTGGCCCTCGACGGCTCTTCCCCTTCTCTCGCCGCCGCCGGCCACGCCCTCGCCCTGGGCGTCGCCCTCGGTGCCCGGCTCCACGCCGTGTACGTCGACCCGGACGGCGAGGCAGAACCCGAGCCTTTACCCGAAGAAGGGTCCCCTCTCCTCGAGAGGACCCAAAACGAAGGGCACGTCGCCCAAGGAATCCGCGGGCTGTACCTCCTCGCCCGGGTGGCCTCGCAAAGGGGCACCCAAGTTCGACTCTGGCTGGCGCGCGGGAACATCGTCGACGGGATCCTCCGCACGGCAACGCACGTCGGCGCCGACGCCATTTTTTTGGGAAACACGGGACGTTCGGGGCTGGGAAGGCTCCTCCTCGGCAGCGTCGCCGAGGAAGTCCTCCGCCGTTCTCCCTTCCCCATCTACGTCGTCCGGGGAACGCCCGGGGCTCCTTGACCGCTTCCCGGGGAATTTTCCTTCAAACTCCTTCGCCCCCACGAAACCTTTCGGGGTACGGAGCAAGGGATGGCAAAAGGAGTCTAGCGCCTGTACCCGGCGGGAAAAGACCCGCATTCAGCGCGGCTCGCCCCAGCGCACGACGACCTTCCCGAAGTGCTCACCCGCGGCGAGATAGTCGAGCGCCTCGGGGAGGCGGTCGGCGGGGAAGACCCGGTCGATCACAGGACGCACGCCCCGTCCGACGACGAACTCCCCGAGGAGACGGTGAAACTCTGCAAGGGAACCCATCGTCGTCCCCAAGAGGGAGTACTGCCCGTAGAAGAAAGGACGCAAGGCGAGCCGGACTTCGCCCCCGTAGGCGGCGGCAAAGGTGACGATGCGGCCGCCGGGACGGAGGGAGGCGAGGCTCTCGGCAAACGTCGCCCCGCCTACCGCTTCGAGGACGACGTCGACGCCGCCCACCTCGCGCCGGACGTCGGCGGCAAACGAAGCGCTCGAAAAGGCGCCCGACGCACCGAGGGCCAGGGCACGGTGCCGTTTTTTCTCGTGCCGAGAAGTGACCCACACCCGCGCCCCCTGCGCCACGGCCAACTGCAGCGCCGCCAAGGCAACGCCGCCGCCGATCCCTGTGATCAGGAGATCCTCGCCTTTTTCGAGACCCGCCCGCGTAAAAAGGGCGCGGTAGGCGGTGAGGAAAGCGAGGGGGAGAGCCGCCGCCTCTTCCCAAGTCAGGCCGCAGGGAATGGGTACGGCGTTTTCTTGGGGCACGACCACGGCCTCAGCAAAGGTCCCGGGATCCGGCACGCCGAGGATGCGAAACCCTGCGGGTGGGGCGGGGGATACCTCGTGCCAGCCTAGGCTCGGTACCACGAACACGCGTT
This window of the Brockia lithotrophica genome carries:
- a CDS encoding Twitching motility protein PilT, whose protein sequence is MRSFLDLFAEAVGRGATDLHVTAGEPAILRVHGRLERLASVVSAEDLESFLEEVAGERKLEGWRRGEEVDASFAAPGGGRFRLHFYRSLGRTSLAARRLQEEIPELESLGLPARVEEWLAYRDGLVLVTGPTGSGKSTTLAALVERMNRTERRHIVTLEDPVEYVFVEKRSVIHQREFGLDFTDFSKALRATLRQDPDVILVGEMRDLETIRTALTAAETGHLVLATLHTNDAAQTIDRIVDVFPPEQQRQIRVELAATLRSVLSQRLLPRAGGRGLVLVAELLVNTPAVKNLIRQGNTHQIPTLLETGRALGMQSFRQDIEEKLRAGLLDPEVAALYLP
- a CDS encoding diguanylate cyclase/phosphodiesterase (GGDEF & EAL domains) with PAS/PAC sensor(s); its protein translation is MKAIGGTRAWETRAFSSRKIREGRASQFRRCVGAPRRDVEDGVGPDAVGKGEGRVAAVLYAAGVVLLGLAFRVGGEGGVTSEGAGATAIVPILLWVAAPLLGWLSFVDRRVYLFWDVAPALFLLYAYGPLAEFFFGQLVAVGAILGIRPHGARKAFSLLALFAGMSLFGAIGLWLVKFALAPTSVPSFFAPGPVVSSLGESLAVTAVLLLFRTGGLFACCGIGHRFVAAHASFWRCGAAPPSVRPWVVVVLLFAYGWSVFWLFAFPVGGDVRRVVALWFVGWGTYLLLAAGARRLLAVWQEKESYRLYLLASRGLRRELEFSRVAEEAARVASRFFPRMRLVVRVYSPVTRQQAYLEVREDGTHEFALRSEPLAALPSPWGKEEVRPITTLEGKEALFFSFTGAGRFREGGHPSVASGDAGGGVYGYVFLYGARAFSTAGTELFLSLFGQDVGDAFALAFAYFDIVKRQNEDLLTGLPNYRALDRDFAAFRALGERGMPIALLMVDIDRFKPVNDTFGHIAGDIVLRKIAQVLKEFAERRGGYAYRYGGEEFVLVFPGYTEAEAALIAEELRAEVAATPVSFPNFLGAGDLVTLHRTVSIGVAAYPESAEELEDLVRNADRAMYFGAKFRGRNRVGRYTLHVSAGPEDA
- a CDS encoding UDP-N-acetylmuramate--alanine ligase: MNVRHLHFIGIGGTGMSALARVFLARGVRVSGSDVADRPILRVLREEGATVYVGHRPEHVNGAEAVVYTSDVPEDNVEFVEAARRGLPLFHRSDLLALLLNEARGVAVAGSHGKTTTTAMIAFVLREAGADPTYLIGGEIIGEAGNARAGKGDLVVAEADESDRTFLKYAPSVAVLTNLESDHLENYGGSFVSLRDAFEEFVCRVRPDGTLVAGWDDPSVREILAKAKARCSGRFPEVVRYALVAEDVEVRGEALVSQGGKYRFRIREGGIPAAEVSLGIYGRHHVYNALAAYAVLRRLGIAAEEIARHLARYPGVHRRFEVLGEAHGVLAVDDYAVHPTEIAATLATARETGRRVVAVFQPHRRARAYYLFREFLPAFRHADLVLVLPVYSPKNDRKEFAIEGWEFVEGIARESGVPAAYLPSLDVALAWLEATLRPGDLLLTLGAGDVRRLGERWVEQGRATSGR
- a CDS encoding Dihydrofolate synthase, whose protein sequence is MEDVRRAIGGEAEERAAHLAWVKSFAPEGSALGLERIEALLAALGLPRDAVPAVHVAGTNGKGSVTRTVAAIFSAAGRRVGVYTSPHLEDYWERVEVDGAPVRTETLAAFRREVETVLPRLAARGLVPTEFEVMTALAWYAFLREGVDLAAVEVGLGGRLDATNALHPKVAAITTVGYDHVHILGPTLRDIAREKAGILKPGVPVVVGPLPPEAREVVLAEAEARGAPVFLWGRDYAAEDVVPCDAFPGAVRFTYRGPWGTRPNLVPGLAGAHQAQNTAVAVLAGELLARAVGIPLPDEAVRLGLAAVRHKGRLEFLPPDVWLDGAHNPEGARALAEALSNVLARGAAEPRAVFLLATSADKDVSEILRPLLPLARAAFVTRYTGSRAMSPDVLAAHVRMIAPRLDVWINEDPQGAFLEALAGARQAGVPLVVCGSLYLVGELRGFAHSVLGVEERAPRTPAIPPGKD